CAACGCCGCAGCACGGTCAATCAGGTCTGGATGCCGCGTTCCTGAAGCCAGGTCACGGGGTTGATCTTCTTGCCATCACCGGGCGACCACACCTCGAAGTGCAGGTGCGGGCCGGTGGAGAAGCCTCGGTTGCCCATGACGGCGATCTGCTCGCCTGCCTGAACCTGCTGGCCGGGGCGAACCGAGTAGGAGTCGATGTGGCCGTAGACGGTGACCGTCCCATCGGAGGCCTGGACCCGGACCCAGAGGCCGAAGCCGCTGGCGGTGCCCGCCTCGATGACGACGCCGTCGTGTGCGGCGAGAATCGGGGTGCCGATGGCGTTGGCGATGTCCATGCCGTAGTGGGTCGTGCCCCACCTGGCGCCATAGCCGGAGGTGTAGGTGCCCTCTGCGGGAGCCCAGAACTTGGGGCGAGCCGCTTCCGCTTCGGCAGCGGCGGTCTCGACCTCCATCTGCTGGCTCTTGACGATCTGCCCCACTGCGGCGTTGGGCTCCGCCGTCTGCGCGATGGGCAGTACCTCTGGGGCGATCCTGGTGCCGCCGACACCGTTGTGTGCCGGTGCGGCGCCCGCGCCCGATCCAGCGGCGAGATCGACATCCTCGGCCGCGTAGATCAAATCGTTTTCGGAGTCAAGACCGAACTGCGTAGACTGGCCTGCGGTAACGAAGGCGCCTGCCGCGACGGCCGCGATAACGAAGCGACCACGCAATGCCGGGGAAGGTGTCAGCCGGTGTGCGCCCTTGGCCCGCGTCGTCGAACGCCGACGCGCTTCATCGCGAACCTCTGGGGAACGCTGGCCGCCGGGTGAGCGGTGTT
This Actinoalloteichus hymeniacidonis DNA region includes the following protein-coding sequences:
- a CDS encoding M23 family metallopeptidase → MIYAAEDVDLAAGSGAGAAPAHNGVGGTRIAPEVLPIAQTAEPNAAVGQIVKSQQMEVETAAAEAEAARPKFWAPAEGTYTSGYGARWGTTHYGMDIANAIGTPILAAHDGVVIEAGTASGFGLWVRVQASDGTVTVYGHIDSYSVRPGQQVQAGEQIAVMGNRGFSTGPHLHFEVWSPGDGKKINPVTWLQERGIQT